One window of the Pedobacter ginsengisoli genome contains the following:
- a CDS encoding NUDIX hydrolase, giving the protein MEIKKWQKLSSRYLVREKWATLRVDTCDLQNGVIKDDYYVLEYPNWVNAIAVTEDNKIILVRQYRHGADIISLEIPGGVIDGDELPETAIKRELLEETGYSFKSSELIATLYPNPATSTNVTYTYLLKGGVKTHDQHLDEHEILSVEEYTIEEAKQILKDNKIEQALHSAALFYGLMKLDAIK; this is encoded by the coding sequence ATGGAAATAAAAAAATGGCAAAAACTTTCATCCAGATATCTGGTGAGGGAAAAGTGGGCTACGTTACGTGTGGATACTTGTGATTTACAGAATGGAGTTATAAAAGACGACTATTATGTACTTGAATATCCAAATTGGGTTAATGCTATTGCAGTAACTGAAGACAATAAAATAATTCTGGTTCGCCAATATCGCCATGGGGCTGATATTATCTCTTTAGAGATTCCTGGCGGTGTTATTGATGGTGATGAATTACCTGAAACGGCCATTAAAAGAGAACTACTAGAGGAAACAGGTTATTCTTTTAAAAGTTCAGAGCTGATAGCTACGTTATACCCTAATCCGGCAACATCTACAAATGTTACTTACACCTATTTATTAAAAGGAGGCGTTAAAACTCATGATCAGCATTTAGATGAACATGAAATTCTTAGTGTAGAAGAATATACTATAGAAGAGGCTAAACAAATCCTGAAAGACAATAAGATTGAACAGGCCCTACATTCGGCAGCTTTATTTTATGGCTTAATGAAGCTTGATGCTATAAAGTAA